In Camelus dromedarius isolate mCamDro1 chromosome 7, mCamDro1.pat, whole genome shotgun sequence, the sequence CATTGTCCTGCAGGACAGATACGGTGTGATATTATATGTAATGTCTGGTTGCATTACTGTGTGTATTTTAAGACAGCATTCAAATTAACATGTCAATTAGCAATGCAACAGCCCTGTTGAAAACAGTGTGTCCAGAACAGACAAATATAAAATCCATATTTTACTCCACCATTTAATTTACCaagaatcaaaatattttttctcatcaaGAAACAAGAATTTGGTCCTCtaaattaacttcatttttttagaaCTCTGTTAGGAATAACGTAGCAGGCTTCAGTTACTCTAACCAGCAAGGTATGAAAGAGATAAATGGGGATGCAATGGGCCAAAATTCACTGAAATTACCCAAAGCATAAGGAAAATACAGcaactttttccctttaaaaggcTATTACTAACAATTCATCATTTGACTAGTCACTCATTTAATTAAACTTTATGAAAAGACTAGTATGTGTCACCTCATTAGGTGATAAACAAGTCGGACAGGATTTGTGTTCTGATGAAGCTAATCCCCATGAGAGATGCAACAGGCAACAGACAACAAAGAAGTAAACATATGAGGTGATTTCAAAATGGTGTGAtctggaagggagaggaaggaagactaCTTTAGACTGGACAGTCAGGAAGAACTTCATCAAAGATGAGTCAAAAGCAAAGTCTTTTTCTTACACACAACGTCCCGAGTGAGATGCCATGATTTCAGTACGAAGCATCAGAAACTCGTGGTTCTGCTGTTCCCTGGACAGTCATAAATTACAAAGGaccaaagaatataaaattaccaTCTTCATGCATTCCCTAGCGTTGTATATGAGATGTCAATGAGGATGCCTGAAGTAGGGTGTTGCTACAACGAATCCTAGAACTGTGGACATGGCTTTGGAATTAGGCAAtgggcagaggctggaagagttttGAGCAGCACAATTGAAAAGGCCTAGGTTGCCCTGACATGCTGTTAAGAGTACAGATGTTAAGGGCTCTCCTAGTGAGGGCTCAGAAGGAAGTGAGGAACATGGTAAAGAAACTCCTGCGATCTTAGAAAATACCTAAACCACCATGAACAGACTTTCTACATGCTGCTGGGGAGGActtggagggaaagaggggaacACGTTATTAGAAACTAGAGGAAAGAGGATCCTTGCTGTAGAGCAGCAAATCTTAAGTCAATTATGTCCTGCAGTTTACAAGTGGAAAGCAGAACCTGAAGGTATGAACTTGGATAAATAGACGAGGAGCTTTCCATGCAAACTGTTGAAGGTGCGACCTGTTCTTTTCTTGCTGGTTATAGAAAAGCGGgagaggaaaagataaattaagagactacaaaatgaaaagaatgctGTAAAATCACCATCACACAGGCAAAAAATAGGCTGATAAATGTACTCAGCCGCAAGCATGTGCTACCTTTCATTAAAAAGGAAGGATGACTTGAAGGGAGGAGTCCAGCGCCCAGAAGGTGAAACAGGGAGTCCCAGAGGATTATTCCTAGGCCTTGAAGCCTAATGCAGTCTGCAGAGTGCAGAGAACTGAtgactccttttttctttccactttctccCTTTTTGAACGACTATAACTGGTACCCTATGCCTGCCCTCCCATTCTGCCCAACAGTAAGCTGTATTCCAGGAGTCatgttttctagtttcatggGTTCACAGATAGAGAGGAATCTGGTCCCAGTCTGGATTACACTGAGAATCTTACCCGTTCCTGAGTTAGATTCTGAGATCTAGACAAGATTTGAGAGGTCGAGTTGATGCTGTAAGAAGTTGAGAATTTGGGAGATGTTGGGATGGGGTAAatgcattttgcatgtgggaCGGACACCAATCTTTGGGAACCAGAGGGCAGACCACAGGAGGCAGAATGATAGCCCCCGAAGATGCCCATGTCCcagtccctggaacctgtgaacatgTCACCTGATGAAGCAAATgaattttgcagatgtgattaagataaggattttgagatgagactgttatcctggattatctgggtgggcccaaagtaatcacaaaggtccttataagtgaaggagggaggcagagaaagtgAAGCTATAAGAGAAAGACTTCACCAGCCATTGCTGGCTTTCAATAAGGAGAAGGTGCCATGAGCCAATGAAAGCTGGCAGGCTCTAGATagaggctggaaaaggcaaaggcaAGGATTCTCTTCTACAACCTCCAAAAGAAAAGCAggcctgctgacatcttgatttcagcctgGTGTAACTTTCCGATctacagaaatataaattaataaattatgcaTTGTTTTATGCCGCTAAGTTTATGgtaataaacattcattttaaaattatttttgcccatttctgttaagcttttaaattagtatttaacAAATTAGGACAGAAAGCAGCCTAAGCACTGTGAGATTAGGTGCAGCTGACCCTAGCTCCTACAACTCAAATGACATCTGGGATCCGAGCTTCACCAACGTCACACTCTGGGAAGTCACACACTGGGTAACTGCATGCCAGAACAGGTAACCAAGAAATATGTAACCTAGAAATGTGACAAATACATTCAGGTCTTCCCATGTGAACCTGTGGTATCTTGAATTTCTCATGGCAGAGAGAAAcgcataacaaaataaaaattaagactgTTTGGATACTCAACTGTTGtcttaaaaattacagaaatctTTTTCAGGTTTAAATAATACCTCCCACTAGATCCTGTCATTGATAAATTAACAAGACTCCTGCTCTTTATTTATAGCTAAAAGGccaaaagtaaagattaaaaaaaagagatctatccttaccaaaaaaaattcttttaaggaaaaacacTACAAAGCTGTAACAACATAGCAGACCCTTCTCCAGTGAATATCCTCTGTCATTTTCTCAAGTTTATCTAACTTATCAAATAATGACTGCCTTTTCAAGTtctgataaatataaaaaaaaattgcttaaacCAAACAAGTTACTTTTAGTTACCATGAGCTTATTTTGGTTGTCACTTCCTCATTGTTTGCACGGTTTGGCTGGTAGTTATTTATTCCCATCAATACTGAAAATGGTAAAGTATAAGGTTTATATTCTAGGTAAGTCCTTATCCTATGCAAGATATTCACTTAACATAATTAAGAACTTAATATGCACATGACAAAGTATAAGGGTTGTTAGGGAAACGGATGACTCAGGGAGATCCTGCCCCTGAAGTGCTCACACTAGTCGGGGAAGGAGGGCATAAAGCTAAGTAACACCAGAAACCACAGTGCAAATACGCTCTGCTGTGTGCCAACTGTTCCTGCTTGGAGGAGAACAGTGCCCTGAGGAAAAGAGGATAAGGACAGAGGGAAGCCAGGTCCAGAAGAAAGTTTCTATTCTGCAGGCAACGGAGAAATCAAGAATGGTTTTCTGAGCAAGAAATTAGCATGATACCTACAGCAGGAAGAACAGGCTAGAGGCAAAGACCAGAAGCAGGGGAGTCCACTGGAATTAGGCTGCCAGGGGCAGAGGAGAATGTGAACTgtaaaagtgagagtgaagaacAGAGGATACAGAAAAGTCAACACTTTCAAAACATATGTGAACACCACCTGTGGCTTCTATCAGAGTAACTGCTAACACAAGGcagatgagggagagagaggcataTTACCTGCTGAAACACCAGGTCCATTCACTCACTTAAGGAAAGGGGCTTTCTGACACCTAAGATCCCAAGCCAATTTAAGGAAACAGCTACAGCAATGCAAAATCAGAAGTCCCACAATGCCAGAATTTCTCAACTAGGGGAGTCATAGGGCAAGTTTAAAGGGAGCAAAAAAAAGATTAATGGTGTAGTTTCTCAAGTAGCTGGTGGGTGGCagtaatggaaaaatattcaccAAGCACAAGAGATCAAGTCCCTCACCTCATTTTCAACCAACTTGTAATATTTGAACCGAGTTAAAGGAGATAAAAGGtgtggatttttatttgtttgtgggaatgagtggagggaaggaaaatgagGTGGAATGAAGGAGAGTACCAAGCTCAAAGCTTCACACTGAAATGACTTATGAACAATTAATTCATGAAAATTTTACTTAGATAGAATCTAACCCCACATGTCTTTgaaaattatcataaaatatttaataagtaccTATATGCACAGCATAGTCTCACTGAAACAACAGTCTAGGCCTAATGGTATACCCTTAAAAGGACAAGTTGTAATATCCTCAAagacataacaataatgatgattTCCCCTGAGACAATTAGCCATATATACTGGAGAGAGAACTTccattattaaaatgtttctttatttaGGATTATATTCTAATACTAAAGCCTGAAAGCTAAATCTAAAAGGCTTGAACCACCCAAACCCTGACCTAATTTCCTTTAGGTCAGTGATTAGActaggtccttttttttttaaaggcctaaTTCACTGCTCCTAATAAGGATAATGAAGTACTTCTGATTtaaaagatacacatatatataacagaCATCCAGTACCTAAATCTTCTTACTAATAACATTTGTCTCATATCTGAATTTCTCAACCCAGGTGTCTAAAAAGACAATACATGccttaagaaaaaatgaaatataatgaaCTATTTAATATGCTGTCTTAAATGTAGTTTAGAGGCTTTAagccttaaatgaaaaaaaaatcatttgatgagaaaaacaaaatgacttaAGAGGAAGGAGACCTGATGTAAAGAAAACTGACATTGGTAAGTTACCTACagaacattttatatttctagttgATTCAGTTGCCGAGTTTTATATGGAATGATTTTACTGACCTGCTTACACATACAACTTTAAACATCCAAAAAACAACCAAAGGTTAACACTTCACTGCTAAAGTCaaattaggggggaaaaatgttttcaaacattCCAAGAATTAAGATTTGTGAAATAAGCCAGCATTCTATTTATGGAAAGTAGAGTGTTGGAACTCTGGGCAAAAGGGTAGAGCAGAAAGAGAGTAAGACAgataaggaggaggagaaggggagagggaggggcaagaaggggaagaggactgggagggagagaagagtgttGGGCCAATAAGACAGGGATGTGACAggatttttacagagaaaagatgTAGGGAAAAGCAGAGGGCTAAAGCTAGAAGAGACTTGAAGGAATTCAGTTatccaaagattaaaaaaaaaaaaatcattttgaaagctTTCTAATGTTACTGGTGTGGAGAAACAAAAATTCCCTACTTCTAAAAATCACGACTGTGCTACACCTTTATCTTGACTCTCACTACAGTTGGCTGTAGAGATACAACTTTTGGTTCTATGTTAGACATTCAACTATACTTGTTAGTCTAGAACAGTGAATCTTGGCCAAGATTAAATTTTGCTCCTAGTGGTCATTTTTGGGGGTTATCTGGAAACATTTTCTAGGGTCACAGGTGGAGGGGACTGCCAACTGGCATCTAAAAGGTGAAGGCCAGAGATTCTGCTAAACGTCCTACAATGCACTGGATTGCctgcacagcaaagaattatcccaTTCAAAATGCCTGAAGTGTTAAGGTTAAGAAATACTGATCTCTTCTGAATATAAGCAAAATCCAATTCCTTGGACCTTTATGCCACTCCCATCTCTCTAACATATCTATTTAAAGCACAAAACACCAAAGGACTCATTTTTCAATTGCTTTAAACATGGTGGATGGCTGGCTCAAACTGAGAGTCACCCAACACACTGAAATAATATGCCAGAGCAGGAGTGCAGAAATTGtaggaaaataactttttaatcctttttttttctttccatttttatctcaAGCACATTCGATTCGAAAGAGGAACATCTACATGTTTTCATATCAAGGTGTGTCTCTTCTGTGCTTAATACACTAAAAATACACCGACCTCCTCAAATGACAGTATTTCTTATTAACGTAAAAACTTAAGTAAACAGTATTAAATGAGGAAGATttatgctgggggtgggggtggggggtgaagaAAGCCACCAGGTCTTTAAAATGCAAAGTTATTTCACAGTTTGCTTGCAGAATGACTCAGATCATTAATACTTTTAGTCATCCCAAGTTTGCTGCTTCTAAACCTACTAGTAATGGAGAAAAAAACCCACCATTTTTCCTGCAGTCATTAAGCCAATGAAACAGAAGCTTACTGAAAACAGGTTCGTGCAatagtatttctcttttattctgttataaaaataaaagcaatcacTGGGAGTGCAAATGAAGATTCCGAGAAATCTTTCACCTACTTAACTACCTGGAGAAGGGGGAGCAAACAAAAGAAAGCCCTAACTCATACATCTACGAATGTAGATACATCTTAAACTGTGAATATTTTCCTAAGGTATCTCAATCATTCTTACTTTTTTCACGTTCCCTCCCTTCAAACAACCGGAAAAGACCTCCACATAGCGTTTCATCTGAAGAACACTAAGAACAAATAAAAGCCTTGGGTGTACCTGGCAAATCTCATTCATCAGAAACTGTGGCAGCTGAGAGAGAACCCAGTTGTCCGGTGTTACCCATTCGCACTTTTCACATCGGTTTTCACCGCTCGAGTATCTTACTGAAGCCAATTTTACCAAACTTCGGTGGCTTCCAGGTCCTCACAGTATAATCAAGTATCCAGCACAGCCTACTTCCTCACGCAAGGTAACTATAATCAGTGCTCCTTTAACACTTACTGAGTCGCCACAGGAAGTTCACAAGGAAGACACATTTCAGCCCCACGGAGGCCCCACAAAAGGCGCACTGATTTCACAAAACGTGGCACTACTGACATGGAAAAAACCACAACCTCGATACGACACCTAGTGGGGGGGCggtgcttttattttcttgtcgTTAATGCCCTTTCATCTTTGTAAAGCTGAGGTAACTTCAAAGAAAGACGTTACTCGCGATCCTCGGCTCCTCGCGCGATCCACACGAAGGCACGCGAGTGAAGGGAGGCTCCTGCCCCATCGCGGGCGAGTCCCCCGCCCGCCAgcgaggagggaggaaggcaccGGGGAGAGGGGTACCCGCCTCGGCGCGGCGCCGCACCAGCTCGCGCTCCCAAACCATCCTCCCGCGCTACAAGATGCGCCCTCGGACGCTCTGACACGTTCTCTCCAGGTTTCCCAACGCCGAGGAGCCCGCAGCGGCCGCCGTGTCGCGCCCGGCACACGCGCCCGGCACACCCGCCCGACCCCCAAGGCCCCTGGCCCCGGggcgcccccgcccgccccctgGCCCGGCGTCCGGCCCGGCAGCCCTTACCAAGAAGGAGCAGCTTGACCTCGCGCGCCGCCTTCTCGCCATCCTCGCGGAGGTTCCGGTCGATCATCTTACTCCGCTCCACCGCCGCCTTGTCCTCAGCGCTCAGCGTACAGCCCATTGTGCCAGGAGAGAGAGCCGGCCGCCGCTCCCTTCAAGTCCGACGCGCCGCCTCGAAACACAGGTGAATTCTATCTGGATGCGGGCGTTCGAATTCCTCCCGACGCCAgccacaccacccccacccacttccAAGCCGGAGCGACGAAAGCGATGTCTCCAACAGAGCGAGCAGCACCGCGCGGCTCTTCCCAGCTGCCGGGTTCCGTTCCTCGCCTCCCTCAGCAACCCCAAAGTCTGGGTTCCGAGCCTTGGGTACAGCGCCCGCCGCCCTCCTGCCGGTGGCCGCGCTGCAGCCTCAAGAAGCCCGGCGGAGCTCAGCGTCCGCGCgccgccgcggccccgcccctgcccgcccctcccgccACCCGGCGACCACTCCCAGAGCGCGCGCCCGCGCAGCCGCGGACCCCGGAGCCGCGCAGCCCCCGAAGACCGGCCACCCCCGCGCGCGCCGGTGGGGCGCGCTCCCGGAACCTCGAGCTGACCGGCGATCTCCCCTACCTCGCTTCCTCCGCGGGCGTGTGATAATTTCTTCCCGTTTACTCACACCCTGGGATGTGTGCGGACCTGCCCCTTCGGGGTGCGGGTGGGAGAGCTGCCAAAGTTGGAAACCGAAAAAAGCCAGTCCTGGGCGTTTGAGCATGCCCAGCTCCGGCAGCCGCGCAGGGGCTTTCGAAACGTAAACCCCTGTCGGCCGgt encodes:
- the LOC135321667 gene encoding uncharacterized protein LOC135321667 translates to MTQQFHSKVYAQGLGKSFKMFPPCQKDRENGWKEGGEKERKKRKKVDLLSTPGFSVPSCPYLCLRRGSFRSPAPSISHSPEDRPTGVYVSKAPARLPELGMLKRPGLAFFGFQLWQLSHPHPEGAGPHTSQGVSKREEIITRPRRKRGRGDRRSARGSGSAPHRRARGWPVFGGCAAPGSAAARARALGVVAGWREGRAGAGPRRRADAELRRAS